The Raphanus sativus cultivar WK10039 chromosome 2, ASM80110v3, whole genome shotgun sequence genome includes a region encoding these proteins:
- the LOC108840249 gene encoding cytochrome b-c1 complex subunit 8-2, mitochondrial has product MGKQPVKLKAVVYALSPFQQKIMTGLWKDLPEKIHHKVSENWISTILLLAPVIGTYSYAQHYQEQEKLEHRF; this is encoded by the exons ATGGGAAAGCAGCCGGTGAAATTGAAGGCGGTGGTGTATGCGTTGTCGCCGTTTCAGCAGAAGATCATGACTGGTCTATGGAAGGATCTGCCGGAGAAGATCCACCACAAGGTCTCTGAGAATTGGATCAGCACTATTCTCCTCCTCGCTCCCGTCATCGGAACCTACTC GTATGCTCAACACTACCAAGAACAAGAGAAGCTGGAGCACAGGTTCTAA
- the LOC108824175 gene encoding laccase-12-like, which produces MRTLHTFSFWLFFCSLLSASSIIAKVQHHNFVIQETPVKRLCKTRNAITVNGMFPGPTLEVNDGDTLQVKVHNRARYNITIHWHGVRQMRTGWADGPEFVTQCPIRPGKSYTYRFTIQGQEGTLWWHAHSSWLRATVYGALIIHPALGSSFPFPKPDRQTSLVLGEWWNANPVNVINQATRTGAAPNVSDAYTINGQPGDLYNCSSKGTVVVPVNSGETSLLRVINAALNQPLFFTVANHKLTVVGADASYLKPFTTKVLMLGPGQTTDVLLTANQPPKRYYIAARAYQSAQNAPFDNTTTTAILQYTKRTTTSPPIMPPLPAFNHTKIVTSFSRKFKSLRNVVVPKTIDENLFFTIGLGLDNCPKNFPKNRCQGLNGTRFTASMNNVSFVLPSNFSLLQAHSNGIPNVFTTDFPAKPPVKFDYTGNNISRGLFQPVKGTKLYKLKYGTRVQIVLQDTNIVTSENHPIHLHGYDFYIVAEGFGNFNPKKDSSKFNLVDPPLRNTVAVPVNGWAVIRFVADNPGVWLMHCHLDVHIKWGLGMAFLVENGVGKLETLEAAPHDLPVC; this is translated from the exons ATGAGAACTCTTCACACTTTCTCTTTCTGGCTGTTCTTTTGTTCCCTTCTCTCCGCCTCATCGATTATCGCTAAAGTTCAACACCATAACTTCGTC ATACAAGAGACGCCAGTGAAGAGGCTGTGCAAGACCCGTAACGCTATCACCGTCAACGGAATGTTTCCGGGACCAACACTCGAAGTCAATGACGGTGACACTCTTCAAGTCAAAGTCCATAACCGTGCCCGTTACAATATCACCATCCATTG GCATGGTGTGAGGCAAATGAGAACTGGATGGGCTGATGGTCCTGAATTCGTGACCCAGTGCCCAATCCGACCCGGAAAGAGCTACACGTACCGCTTCACTATACAAGGACAAGAAGGGACATTGTGGTGGCACGCGCATAGCTCCTGGCTCAGAGCCACCGTCTACGGTGCACTCATTATCCACCCAGCCCTTGGTTCCTCTTTTCCATTTCCTAAACCGGATCGCCAAACCTCCCTCGTGCTTG GGGAGTGGTGGAATGCAAATCCGGTTAATGTAATAAACCAAGCGACACGAACCGGAGCTGCTCCGAATGTATCCGATGCTTATACCATTAATGGCCAACCCGGTGATCTCTATAATTGCTCGAGCAAAG GGACTGTTGTAGTACCGGTAAACTCAGGTGAAACAAGTCTGTTACGAGTGATCAACGCAGCTTTAAACCAACCGCTATTTTTCACTGTGGCTAACCACAAACTCACGGTGGTCGGAGCCGACGCTTCCTACCTCAAACCATTCACCACAAAGGTCCTTATGCTAGGTCCGGGCCAAACCACAGACGTACTTCTAACGGCCAACCAACCGCCCAAACGCTACTATATAGCAGCAAGAGCTTACCAAAGCGCCCAAAACGCCCCGTTTGATAACACCACAACTACAGCCATTCTCCAATATACAAAGAGGACAACAACTTCTCCACCAATCATGCCACCTTTGCCTGCCTTCAACCACACGAAAATCGTGACGTCATTCTCGAGAAAATTCAAATCGCTTCGAAACGTCGTTGTACCGAAAACAATTGACGAAAATTTGTTCTTCACCATCGGTTTAGGTCTCGATAATTGTCCCAAGAATTTTCCTAAGAACCGGTGCCAAGGCTTAAACGGGACCCGGTTTACCGCCTCCATGAACAACGTATCGTTTGTTCTACCGTCGAATTTCTCACTTTTGCAAGCACATTCCAACGGGATTCCCAATGTTTTCACGACGGATTTTCCAGCTAAACCACCGGTTAAATTCGATTATACCGGAAACAACATAAGCCGGGGTCTGTTTCAGCCGGTTAAGGGTACTAAGCTGTATAAACTCAAGTATGGAACGAGAGTTCAGATTGTTTTACAGGACACGAACATTGTTACGTCGGAGAATCATCCCATTCATCTTCATGGTTACGATTTCTACATCGTCGCAGAAGGGTTTGGTAACTTCAACCCCAAGAAAGATAGCTCTAAGTTTAACCTAGTTGATCCTCCACTTAGAAACACTGTGGCTGTTCCTGTCAATGGATGGGCTGTTATCAGATTCGTGGCTGATAATCCAG GGGTTTGGTTGATGCATTGTCACTTAGATGTTCATATCAAGTGGGGCCTTGGTATGGCGTTTTTGGTCGAGAACGGTGTTGGGAAGTTGGAAACTCTTGAAGCTGCTCCCCATGATCTACCTGTGTGCTAG
- the LOC108824184 gene encoding dehydration-responsive element-binding protein 2A — protein sequence MAVYDHSGDINSTQLDTSRKRKSRSRRDGTTVAERLQVWKEYNDNIEAASPKKRKVPAKGSKKGCMKGKGGPENSRCSFRGVRQRIWGKWVAEIREPNRGSRLWLGTFPTAEEAALAYDEAARVMYGPSVARLNFPQKSVSDVISTSSQSEVCTAGTSGRVHVKTEDADCDSERFLGEANPLENGVGEIKNDVKVDAPSTDWLGEFEQKYWSEVLEEKEKQKQKQKKQVETCEKQPDSLSVADYGWPEDLDQTQWDPSEMFDVSELLGDLNGDIYTGSNQSQYPWDNEAQQTGLQGLDSGYELPPLELEVQDGNELFDLSFLDLEK from the coding sequence ATGGCGGTTTATGATCATAGCGGAGACATTAACAGTACTCAGCTCGATACATCGAGGAAGAGGAAATCGAGAAGTAGACGCGATGGTACCACCGTGGCTGAGAGGCTTCAGGTGTGGAAAGAGTACAACGATAACATAGAAGCAGCTTCTCCCAAGAAACGGAAAGTGCCTGCGAAAGGATCCAAGAAAGGGTGTATGAAAGGCAAAGGAGGACCGGAGAATAGTCGGTGTAGTTTCAGGGGAGTTAGGCAGAGGATTTGGGGCAAATGGGTCGCTGAGATTAGAGAGCCGAACCGTGGGAGTAGGCTTTGGCTTGGTACCTTTCCAACGGCTGAAGAAGCTGCTTTGGCCTATGATGAGGCGGCTAGGGTTATGTATGGTCCGTCGGTGGCGAGGCTTAACTTCCCTCAGAAATCTGTGTCTGATGTAATAAGTACGTCGAGTCAGTCTGAGGTGTGTACTGCTGGGACTTCAGGGCGTGTCCACGTGAAAACAGAGGATGCAGATTGTGATTCTGAGCGCTTCTTGGGTGAAGCTAATCCCTTGGAGAATGGTGTTGGAGAGATAAAGAATGACGTCAAGGTAGATGCTCCGAGCACGGATTGGCTGGGTGAGTTTGAACAGAAGTATTGGAGCGAAGTTCTGGAGGAGAAagagaaacagaaacagaaacagaagaAGCAAGTGGAAACCTGTGAGAAACAGCCGGATTCACTGTCTGTTGCGGATTATGGGTGGCCAGAGGATCTGGATCAGACTCAGTGGGACCCGTCGGAGATGTTTGATGTTTCTGAGCTTCTAGGTGACTTGAATGGCGACATTTATACAGGCTCGAACCAGAGTCAGTACCCGTGGGACAACGAAGCTCAGCAAACTGGACTTCAAGGCCTTGACTCTGGTTACGAATTGCCTCCTCTTGAGCTAGAGGTACAGGATGGTAACGAGTTGTTCGATCTGAGTTTCCTGGATCTGGAGAAGTGA
- the LOC108838837 gene encoding abscisic acid receptor PYL5-like, which translates to MTSPVQLHDVPEFSNGFHTLQPHDQTDDGLIRRVCPMRGMHVPEHVAMHHTHDVGPGQCCSSVVQMIHAPPESVWALLRRFDNPKAYKNFVRQCRIVQGDGLHAGDVREVVVVSGLPAVSSTERLEILDDELHVMSFSIVGGDHRLENYRSVTTLHASEDEGTVVVESYIVDVPPGNTEEETLSFIDTIVRCNLRSLARRTNLQ; encoded by the coding sequence ATGACATCACCAGTGCAGCTCCATGACGTCCCAGAGTTTTCCAACGGCTTCCACACGCTGCAGCCTCACGATCAAACCGATGATGGCCTGATCAGACGAGTCTGTCCCATGCGCGGTATGCACGTGCCGGAGCACGTGGCGATGCACCACACACACGACGTTGGTCCGGGTCAGTGCTGCTCCTCGGTGGTGCAGATGATCCACGCCCCGCCAGAGTCCGTGTGGGCACTCCTGCGTCGTTTTGATAACCCTAAAGCTTACAAGAACTTCGTAAGGCAGTGCCGTATCGTCCAAGGAGACGGGCTCCACGCCGGCGATGTTCGGGAGGTCGTGGTCGTGTCGGGACTCCCAGCGGTCTCGAGTACCGAGAGGCTCGAGATCTTGGACGATGAACTTCACGTGATGAGCTTTAGCATCGTGGGTGGGGATCATCGGCTCGAGAACTACCGATCGGTGACGACTCTCCATGCGTCGGAAGATGAAGGAACCGTTGTGGTGGAGTCATATATCGTCGATGTTCCACCGGGGAACACAGAGGAAGAAACTCTTAGCTTCATTGATACTATCGTCCGGTGCAACCTTCGGAGTCTAGCTAGAAGGACCAACCTGCAATAA